Genomic segment of Dehalococcoidia bacterium:
CGACTACACGACGAGAATTGGCCGGGCGCTCGAAGTGCGCGGTCTGATGAACATTCAGTACGTCGTCGTGGGAGACGGCTCGCCGTACAGGAGTCCCAGATCCTCAACTCCCTCTCCCTCGACAGGTGAGGGTGAAAACCAGAACGGCAGCACCGAGATTTACGTGATCGAGGTCAACCCCCGCTCCAGCCGCACCATTCCGTTCATCTCCAAGGTGACCGGCGTTCCAATGGTCAGGCTGGCCGTCAAGGCCATGCTCGGCCGCACCCTCAAGGATGAGGGCTACGAGGGCGGCCTCTGGAAGCGCCAGAAGCTGGTGGCCGTCAAGGCTCCAGTCTTCTCGATGTCCAAGCTGACTGGAGTCGATACCTACCTTGGCCCTGAGATGAAGTCCACAGGCGAGGTGATGGGGATCGACACCGAGTTCACCCCCGCCGTCGCCAAGGCGCTCATGGCAGCAGGTCTTGCAGTGAAGCCCGGCGACTCGGTGCTTCTGAGCATCGCCGACCGACACAAGGCCGAGTCTGTCCAGATGATGCGCGACCTCAACGCGGCGGGCTGCACGATGTACGCCACTGAGGGCACGGCCGCCATGATATCCGGCCTTGGACTGCCGGTAGTCCCGTTGCCGAAGCTGCTTTCTGTGGGTCACCCCAACGTCGTCGACGTTATCGAAGACGGGACGGTACAGGCCGTGGTCAACACGGTCACCGGCGACCGCGAGGTGCTACAGGACGGCTTCGCCATCCGCCGCGCCGCGACCGAAGCGCGAATACCCTGCTTCACATCGTTGGACACGGCCCGCGCCGCCGTCGAGAGCATGGTCGGCTCAGGAGCCGAGTACAGCGTCAAACCCCTACCCGCCTACAGAAATAGTGAATAGTGAATTTGGAATGGTGAACACCCAGGGTTCGCAAGTTCATGTTGATCTGCCAGAAAGAACCTTTGCCTTCGCGCATCGAGTGCTAAAGCTCTGCCAGTACCTTGACCGTACCCCTGGTGTAAATCGGCTTCTCGCAAACCAGCTGCTTCGTTCTGCGACCTCCGTAGGCGCAAATGTTGAGGAGGCGCAGGCTGGCCAGAGTCGAGCCGACTTTGTAAGTAAGATATCGATAGCCTGCAAAGAGGCGCGAGAGACACACTATTGGCTCAGGCTCCTATCGGCAGCAGGGATCGTTGATCAACAGCGCTTAGGCGACCTGCTTGACGAGTCCAATCAGATCGTAGCGATTCTGACGACCATTACGAAGAATGCTAGAGTGAACTGAGAGTCACGTCTCGAGGTCTCACAATTCCAGAGCGCGTTCGCAGGGTCTCGATGCCGCCGATCGATGCGCTGAACACGCGCATGGCGGAGCTCAACGCTGCCGGTGGCGACGTCATCAGCCTTGGTCAGAGCGTGCCGTTCTTCGGCCCGCCGCCGGAGATGGTCGAGGCCGTCAGGGATGCGCTGGACAGCTTCGGCCCTAGACTCCACACCTACGGCCCGGACGCTGGCATCCCGGAGCTGCGTCAGGCGCTCGCTCGGAAGCTGTCAGACTTCAACAACGTCGAGGTAGACCCTGACAGTCAGTTGCTCGTCACTCCGGGCTCCAACCAGGCTTTCATGGTCACAATGATGACAATCCTGGACCCGGGAGACGAGGTCGCCATAGCCTCACCGTACTACTTCAACCACCACATGGCCATCGAGCTCTGCCAGGGGGCAGTCCGGGAAATCCCTCTGAGCGAGGAGGACGGCTTCCAGATGAGACTGGAGGACGTCGAGAGAGTCATAACACCGCGCACAAAGGCCGTCGTGATCATCTCCCCGAACAACCCGACCGGCACGGTGTACGATCCAGACGAGGTCATGGCGATTGCCAGGAGCCTCACCGAGCGCGGCATCTACGTCATCACCGACGACGCCTACGAGGTCTTCTGCTACGACGGCGCTGAGCACACCGACCCGATGTCGGCCGTCGAGTCGTCGGAGTACCTGGTCACACTTGGCAGCCTGTCCAAGACCCTCGGCATGACCGGGTGGCGCATAGGCTACATGGTCGCCGACCCTGGACTCATCAGGCAGGCGCTGAAGGTGCAGGACGCCACCGCCATCTGCGCGCCTATCATCGCCCAGGTGGCCGCGACTGCCGCGCTGGAGCAGATGCCCGCATACCCGATGGGCATGATCGAAGAGCTCGACGAGCGTCGCGACATGCTTCAGAGCGTCGTCGTCGAGTCCCCTGCCCTGCACTGGCAAAGGACCAACGGCGCGCTGTTCGCGATGGTGAGAGCCGACGCCGTCGGCAGCGACCGCCGGGAGCTAGAGTCGGAGCTGCTTGAGAACGCCCATGTGTTGACCGTCCCCGGCAGGGCCTTCGGTACCCAGTGGAGCGACTTCATCAGGATCTCGTACGGCTGCTCGCCGAGGGACCGCTACGAAGTTGCGCTTGAGAGGCTTGCAGACTTCTTCGGGGGCTAGGGACTCTCAGCAGTCAGCCTTGGTCGGATCCCCACATCCTGCCCCACCGTCGTTCCGGCGAAGGCCGGAACCCACGAAGTGGCTCGCCGCTCGGCAATCCAGAGGGATGGGGTGTCCTTCGACAAGCTCAGGACGAACGAATTGTCGGTTTACCTAACCCCGTAGCAAGGGGGAGGAAGTTTCTGCAGCGATCCAATAACGAAAAGAGGGCGGCTTGTGCCGCCCTCTGTTGTTGGTGCCGTTAGGGTTTGTGGAGTCTAGCCGGAGGCTCGCTCCACGGCGGCGGTGATGGCGCGGAGTGCGTAGACCTTGGTCAGGTGCTCGCGGTACTCGGCGGAGGCATGAATGTCCTCGTTCATCTCGATGCCGTTGGATGCCCTGCCTGCCGCGCTGCGAATCGCGTCGGCGTCGCCGGAGCTTCCAACGAGCCGGGCTTCAGAGTCGGAGGCGCGAGACGCGCTCGACCCAGAGCCGGTCACCCCTATCCGCGCGGCTGTCACACTGCCGCCTGAGACGGTAACTGACGCCGCAACGCCGACAATCGCGAAGTGTGAGGCCTTGTTGGCCATCTTGGCGTAGGCCGCGCCGGAACCCGCGCCCTGTGCCGGGATCCGGACCTCGGTCAGGATCTCGTTGGGCTCGAGGGCGGTCGTGAACAGGTCTACGAAAAAGTCGTCAGCCGAGATCGTGCGGCTGCCGCCTGCTGAGGTCGCGACGATCTCAGCACCTAGCGCAAGCATGACCGCAGGCAGGTCCGCCGCTGGGTCGGCATGGGCGAGGCTGCCGCCGATGGTGCCCATGTTGCGCACCTGAGGGTCGGCAACAATCGCAGCCGCCTCGGCGATAACAGGCGCATTCTGCTGGACGGCGTCGGAGTTGATGATGTCGTAGTAGCTGGTCGTCCCGCCTATGGCGAGGGCGCCGCCGGACTCGTTTATGTAGCTGAGTCCGCTGATCTTGCCGATGTCGACGAGAGCGCTCGGCTCGGACAGTCGCAGCTTCATCATCGGGATGAGGCTGTGTCCGCCGGCAAGCACCTTGGCGTCGGCGTCATCGTTCAGAAGAGCAAGCGCCTCTTCAACAGTAGAAGGTGCGTGATAATCGAATGCTGATGCTACCATCTCAGGCTCGGCCTCCTTGTAGGGGTGTAGACGGGCAGGTTTCAAACCTGCCCCTACGCTATCGGTAGGCTATCGGGACGCCGCTAGGACATTTTGTCGGCGGCGTACTGGACCGCCTTGACGATGTTGTGATAGCCGG
This window contains:
- a CDS encoding four helix bundle protein, translated to MVNTQGSQVHVDLPERTFAFAHRVLKLCQYLDRTPGVNRLLANQLLRSATSVGANVEEAQAGQSRADFVSKISIACKEARETHYWLRLLSAAGIVDQQRLGDLLDESNQIVAILTTITKNARVN
- a CDS encoding aminotransferase class I/II-fold pyridoxal phosphate-dependent enzyme, which gives rise to MPPIDALNTRMAELNAAGGDVISLGQSVPFFGPPPEMVEAVRDALDSFGPRLHTYGPDAGIPELRQALARKLSDFNNVEVDPDSQLLVTPGSNQAFMVTMMTILDPGDEVAIASPYYFNHHMAIELCQGAVREIPLSEEDGFQMRLEDVERVITPRTKAVVIISPNNPTGTVYDPDEVMAIARSLTERGIYVITDDAYEVFCYDGAEHTDPMSAVESSEYLVTLGSLSKTLGMTGWRIGYMVADPGLIRQALKVQDATAICAPIIAQVAATAALEQMPAYPMGMIEELDERRDMLQSVVVESPALHWQRTNGALFAMVRADAVGSDRRELESELLENAHVLTVPGRAFGTQWSDFIRISYGCSPRDRYEVALERLADFFGG
- a CDS encoding xanthine dehydrogenase family protein subunit M, whose product is MVASAFDYHAPSTVEEALALLNDDADAKVLAGGHSLIPMMKLRLSEPSALVDIGKISGLSYINESGGALAIGGTTSYYDIINSDAVQQNAPVIAEAAAIVADPQVRNMGTIGGSLAHADPAADLPAVMLALGAEIVATSAGGSRTISADDFFVDLFTTALEPNEILTEVRIPAQGAGSGAAYAKMANKASHFAIVGVAASVTVSGGSVTAARIGVTGSGSSASRASDSEARLVGSSGDADAIRSAAGRASNGIEMNEDIHASAEYREHLTKVYALRAITAAVERASG